In the Vibrio sp. FE10 genome, GCTTCTGAAGTAAGAATACATTTGGAAGACCAAGGTATGCTGCTTCAGGATCTCTGGTGGGAACAGGAAGAAATAATCGCGCGTGAGCAGCTCTTCATAGAACGATGGCTCCCATACCAAGATGTATAGGTTCGGTTTAATGCGAATTTCGCCGTCAGAGCCCTCTGTAGGCGCTTCTTCCGATGCAGTGATGGTTCTAGCTAAGAATCGGAAACGGTCGCTCTTAAAGCCTTCTGGCATGTTCTCACTAAGCCAACGGCCAGTAAGCTCATGCAACTGAAAATCGGTAAACTCAATGCGGTCAATGCTGTCTCGGATAGAGTCACGAGCCGGGCCACTGTCTTTTTTGCCACGTAATGAAAGAATATCCGTGATGTAGAGCGGTGTTTTGTTCGGAGTGTGCTTCGCATCCAGATGGTAATCGTCTTGATGATGATCATGGTATTGAACCGTTAACGTGAATAACGCGAATAACGTCATCAGATCATCAACGGTCATAATGTTTTTTGAAGATCGTGTTTCGATCACCGCTCGAGTTCCTGAGATCGAAACCATCGATTTCTGGTAGCTCTTACGGGTTCTAGGTGGCGCTAACGCTTGATCAATAATACCAGCCCAATTAGTTGGCGAAACAATGAATTGATCCGCTTCATCTTTCATCGTTGGTGGAGTATTAAGACCGTGTTCATTCAATAAACGTTTGTTTACTTTGGTTTGAGCGAGGGCTTTAGAACGCTTTTGCTTTTCGTTTTGTTTCACACTTTCAGTCACTAAGCTGGTGGCACCGAGCACTGATATCAACTGATTGGGATTAACAAAGCGATGTAGCATGGTTTTACCCGCCAGGCCTTCTTCAAAGCGAACTGGGATTTGCTTGAAAAGTCCGATGTTTACAGCGGCTCTGAGTCTTTGTTGCAAGGCAGCACGTGTAACTTGTCCATCGGTTGATTCGATAATTTCAGTCGTTGAAACGTATCCATCTTTGCTGCTAAACCCGCGAAGTGAAATTAGGTTGAGAAGCTCAACGATGCTTTTCGTGACCCCTTTGAAGTGTTGATATTGTTCTATCCATTCAACGGCTGTTTCAGATACCTCAAATAAATGACCATCTTTGTGGCTTCGTGCCTTAATTAACAATTTCTCTTCTGGTTTCATTTTTGATCCGTATCACACTAACCGTAATTTCACTATAGTTCCTGAATGATAAAGAAAGAATGATCATAAATAAAGAGAATTTATTGGCTTTTAAATAACTGATCTTTCTGATTAATATGATCTTAAATGATTAAGTGATCTAATGATCCGGGCTATCATTTGCTTTTAAGTTGCTGAATTTAAAGTGTTAAAAAAAATCTGCTTGGAAAGCATGATCATAAAGATAACGAAACGATGATCATAAAAGATAAGAAAGCATGATCACAGAACATCAGAACGATGATCATTAAGTAATTGTAAGCATGATCATTATTGGTTCGAAAGCATGATCATTATACTTATACAGCTTATCCACAGTCCAGAATTGATCGACGAGTTTTAAATCACCAATGTGGATATTTTCGTTAGGTATTTTATCGGAACAATGATCAAGTAAAGGGGCTTTTATATCGTTCCTCCCCTTTTATGTTTAAAAATTGGTCGAGATTGGTCACACAGTCAGTGGTTGGGGACTTTTAGCTCGCAAGACAATAAATCAGGAAGCATGATCATGAAATTGTCATGTTTCTGCATTTCCATTCTGTGTCGATTGAATTTCCAACCAATCAGGCCTTATAGAGCTTGAATCCCCATTACAAAAGCATTTGTCCGTAAGTTAGGTCTAAATTTATATGCTTCCGGAACGATATTTACTTGATCATTTTTCCGGAGGTTGATCATTTCGAACAGGCATTCATACGGATCAATATTGATGAGTTTACACCTTGATCATGCTTCATAATATGGAGTTATCAATTTTCTTACGAGTTATGTATCCCATGATCATTCTTCCGGTTGAGGCTCAATTCTCTTTTGTTTAGTGACGTCTCATCTTCGCTTTGTTTTTTATTTACCAAGCGATTTTTTAGGTTTTATTCTTTGTTGGTTGAAAATCTATCAATTTCGAATGCAAATCACACGAACCGTAATCTATGCTTGTGTTTCAATCGTTCCGAAGGTTTTTCGCTGAAATTCTATTTACATTGTAAATAAGTGATGCTGTAACATTTTAAATGTAAGGCATAAATAGCACGGTTATACATGACAAAAAAGGTCATTTTTGTGTTCGTATTAGCCGTTGTTTCATCAAACTGTAAAAATACAGTCTATTTTATGTGATTTTACTCATAAATGTATGTTCATGTTTTTGTTGTGTTTGTTGTTAATCGCTGTACAATTTGTACTTAGTTAATCATTACGGAAACTGGCAATGAAAAGAGAACAAACGATTGATAAGCTCTATCAGCTGGCCGAACAAACTCAACAAGTTCAGGCTGACCGAATTGAGATTATTCTGGAAGAGCGAAGTGATGAGCATTTCCCTCCAATGTCTAAAGCTATGATGGAGACACGTTCAGGCTTAACTCGTCGAAAATTGGATGAGGCAATCAACAAGCTTGAAGCGGATGATCATCAGTTTACAAAGAACAACGCCAATCATTACTCGATTTCATTGACCGAAGCTCACATGCTGATGGACGCGGCTGAAGTGCCAAAGTTCCACCAACGTAAGCAGCATGTCGATAACAAACCATGGGTTATCAACGTACAGAACCAAAAGGGTGGTACGGGTAAATCAATGACAGCGGTTCATCTAGCGGCTTGCTTGTCTCTGAATTTAGATAAGCGCTACCGTATCTGCTTGATTGACTTGGATCCACAAGGCTCTTTGCGTCTGTTCTTAAACCCACAAATCAGTGGTGCAGAGCACGACAGCATCTATTCTGCAGTCGATATCATGTTGGACAACGTGCCCGAAGGCCAAGATGTTGATCTTGAATTCCTTCGTAAGAACGTACTATTGCCAACACAATATCCGAATCTAAAGACGATTTCGGCGTTCCCAGAAGATGCGATGTTTAACGCTGAAGCGTGGCAAAGCCTGTCTCAAGATCAGTCACTTGATATCGTTCGTCTTCTTAAAGAGAAGCTTATCGATAAAATCGCCGATGATTTTGATGTGATTATGATCGATACCGGCCCGCACGTTGACCCGCTAGTGTGGAACGCGATGTACGCATCGAATGCACTTCTAATCCCATGTGCAGCAAAGCGTTTGGACTGGGCTTCAACGGTTAACTTCTTCCAACATTTACCAACCGTGTACGAGATGTTCCCTGATGATTGGAAAGGGCTTGAGTTTGTTCGCCTAATGCCAACCATGTTTGAAGACGATAACAAGAAGCAGGTATCAGTATTAACTGAGATGAACTACCTGTTGAATGACCAAGTAATGATGGCAACCATTCCAAGAAGCCGTGCCTTTGAAACTTGTGCAGATACTTACAGCACGGTTTTCGACCTGACGGTAAGCGACTTTGAGGGCGGTAAGAAAACCCTAGCGGTCGCTCAAGACGCGGTACAAAAAAGTGCTCTAGAATTAGAGCGAGTATTACATAGCAACTGGCCTTCACTTAATCAGGGATAACAAAAATGGCAATTAAAACATCTGACTTAAATGCAAAGCTATTTGGTAAAGCAAACAAACGCCGCGTAGCAACACCACAAGAAGCGCAAACGGCAGCAAAAGAACAGGCTCAAGTGATTGAGCTTTCTGTTGCGGGCGAAGAGCTGGTTTCATTTGAATTGGTTCGAATTCCTGCGGCTGATGTTGCGACTCGAACGGTTGTTTTTGAAGACAATGCTCGTGAGCAATCTTTCTTAAACGAACATGCTCTTTCTGATGTTCTGACTACGTTAAAAGAACGCGGCCAGCAATATCCAGCGGTTGGTCGTAAGAATAAAGACGGTAAGATTGAAGTTCTTGATGGTAGCCGTCGTCGTATGTCATGTATTTTAGCGGACAAAGAGTTCCTAATTTACGTAGCGGAAAACATTAACGGCGAACACGCTAAGTTCTTATCAGACGTTGCTAACGCTCATAAACCACTTTCTCTTTATGAGAAGGGCAAAGAGATGCAAGCGAAACTGGATAAAGGCGAAGCTGAAGACCAAAAAGCACTCGCGAAAATGTTCCAGTGCAGTGAAGCTTTAGTGAGTGGCGCATTAAAAGCGGCGGCTTTACCACTTGAATTACTTCAAGCTTACCCAAATGTGAGCGATCTTGGCCGTCCGACGATTGTTAAACTGCACAAACAATTTGGTGGCTTAACGCGTGAACAGCAACAAACATTACTGACCAAGTGTGATGCTTCTGAAGGTTTTGTTTGGCAGCGTAGCGAAGCACAAGGTGTTACGCGTTTAACGAAAGACGTGACCGAAACATTGGAAGGTTGGATTCTTGAATTGGCTCCTGCGCCAGCGAAGAAAGTCTCTCCAAAAGTTGAGCTTATCAAAGGTCGCGCTTCTTATAGCCGAAAAGGTTCAAATCTAGCTTTGAATCTTAAGAAAGTGGATGATGCGACGATGCAAGAAATCTTAAGCTTCGTTCAATCAAAACTCGATTAAGTTTACAAACTATCTTAATCTTACAAGCTATCGAATGACTCTAAAGCCGCTTTATGCGGCTTTTTATTTGGCTGTGATAAACTGTGTTTAGATGAATCTGGACGCTAATTATGACGAACTCTACAAATACTTTTCTATATACTCTTTCCCAAATCGCCGAGCATAATCAGCACCGTTACGGTGTTGTCTTTTCTGGTGATAGTGATTGGCAAGACGCTACGATTCAAAGCTTTCTTAATACCTCTTCAGCACAAACAATTTTCCAGATCGGTGGTTCGCCTTTTCTATCGGTAACGCATGTTCCTGTTAAAAAGGGGCAACAACTCCTAGGTCGAGAATGCCAACTTCTTGTTTGTGATTTTAGAGAGCAGTTTGATGCCAACAGTTTTAGTGCAGCACTGGGTGCGTTAGTCGGTGGCGGCTTGTTGTTGGTTATCCCGCACAAATCAGATGAATCTGAAGAGGGTTTGAATTCTACTTTTGGAAAACGTTGGTTAGCGTCCAACTTTGCCAAACTGTTTTCTGTTTCACAAGACGATGAACAGCTGACACAACTCTATGCTCGTAACCCTTTGCCTGAAGAATTAACCCAACCGAATTGTTTCGATAGATTTGAACAACAAAAGACAGCAATAGAGTTAGTTAAGAAAGTCGTCTCTGGACATCGAAAGCGTCCTTTGATTCTCACTGCAGACAGAGGTCGTGGCAAAAGTTCGACATTAGGTATCGCATCAGCGGAGCTTTTGGTTGAACGCCACGGGCTAAATATCATTGTTACGGCACCTTCTGTTAAAGCGGTTGAGCCGGTATTTACTCACGCAAGCCAACGTCTAGAACCTTGTGAAGTTATCAATGCTACTCACATTTGCCATCAAGGCGGCAGCCTAAGATTTGTCGCACCAGATGAATTACTCCAATCTAAGCCCGATTGCGATTTGTTATTAGTTGATGAAGCGGCTGCCATTCCAATCCCGATGCTTAAATCTTTGGTTGGCAGTTATCACCGTATGGTTTTTTCAACCACGGTTCACGGATACGAAGGAAGTGGGCGAGGGTTTGGAATTAAATTTGAGGCTTGGCTTTCTGAGCGTCGTCCCGGATGGAAAGGCTATAAGCTTGAGCAACCAATCCGTTGGAATAATCACGACCCTCTAGAGCGTTGGTTGTTTGATTGCTTCCTTCTGAGTGGCGAGTTTTTATCGAGTAGTTCTGTTGTTCATAAGGCTGGTGATTTTTCTGACGAGGTGCTCAGCCAACTTAACCTAGTCGAGCTATCTAAAACCGAGTGTCTAGCGAATCCTGAAAAGCTTCAGCAGTGTTTCTCTCTTTTAGTCGACGCTCATTATCAGACATCGCCCAATGACTTAATGCAGTTTCTCAATAACCCAGCAATTCATTTGTATGCGGCTTGGCATCAAGATGAATGTCTTGGTTGTATGTTGGTGACGGAGGAGGGCGGTTTAGATAAAAATCTAATTGCTCAGATCCAAACAGGAAA is a window encoding:
- a CDS encoding replication initiator protein RctB domain-containing protein, producing the protein MKPEEKLLIKARSHKDGHLFEVSETAVEWIEQYQHFKGVTKSIVELLNLISLRGFSSKDGYVSTTEIIESTDGQVTRAALQQRLRAAVNIGLFKQIPVRFEEGLAGKTMLHRFVNPNQLISVLGATSLVTESVKQNEKQKRSKALAQTKVNKRLLNEHGLNTPPTMKDEADQFIVSPTNWAGIIDQALAPPRTRKSYQKSMVSISGTRAVIETRSSKNIMTVDDLMTLFALFTLTVQYHDHHQDDYHLDAKHTPNKTPLYITDILSLRGKKDSGPARDSIRDSIDRIEFTDFQLHELTGRWLSENMPEGFKSDRFRFLARTITASEEAPTEGSDGEIRIKPNLYILVWEPSFYEELLTRDYFFLFPPEILKQHTLVFQMYSYFRSRMARRHSDCMLLSELNQKLARNIDWRRFSMDLIRELRKLGEVGEQEDTFLVNLWGYHLTITALIEKGKTTDYQVDIKCNVEEVLRYSRARTTNAGKRNMAPTLPNPLRNEMVSKQKLEELSEIIDGEFEPIQRKAPSPRGKLGRRVKQRKHSVEINADEIMITLSKYTSSEALERSITALSAMTGHSHASIKEECSELIEKLDWLRVGEDVIPYETLSKLIELYNDRDSTSNRHLSIERLISGLAVRRKVCKQVHEGHLDENVFLALDEMAIGH
- a CDS encoding ParA family protein yields the protein MKREQTIDKLYQLAEQTQQVQADRIEIILEERSDEHFPPMSKAMMETRSGLTRRKLDEAINKLEADDHQFTKNNANHYSISLTEAHMLMDAAEVPKFHQRKQHVDNKPWVINVQNQKGGTGKSMTAVHLAACLSLNLDKRYRICLIDLDPQGSLRLFLNPQISGAEHDSIYSAVDIMLDNVPEGQDVDLEFLRKNVLLPTQYPNLKTISAFPEDAMFNAEAWQSLSQDQSLDIVRLLKEKLIDKIADDFDVIMIDTGPHVDPLVWNAMYASNALLIPCAAKRLDWASTVNFFQHLPTVYEMFPDDWKGLEFVRLMPTMFEDDNKKQVSVLTEMNYLLNDQVMMATIPRSRAFETCADTYSTVFDLTVSDFEGGKKTLAVAQDAVQKSALELERVLHSNWPSLNQG
- a CDS encoding ParB/RepB/Spo0J family partition protein; amino-acid sequence: MAIKTSDLNAKLFGKANKRRVATPQEAQTAAKEQAQVIELSVAGEELVSFELVRIPAADVATRTVVFEDNAREQSFLNEHALSDVLTTLKERGQQYPAVGRKNKDGKIEVLDGSRRRMSCILADKEFLIYVAENINGEHAKFLSDVANAHKPLSLYEKGKEMQAKLDKGEAEDQKALAKMFQCSEALVSGALKAAALPLELLQAYPNVSDLGRPTIVKLHKQFGGLTREQQQTLLTKCDASEGFVWQRSEAQGVTRLTKDVTETLEGWILELAPAPAKKVSPKVELIKGRASYSRKGSNLALNLKKVDDATMQEILSFVQSKLD